From Pueribacillus theae, one genomic window encodes:
- a CDS encoding DUF456 domain-containing protein, which translates to MSVLIWMIITLLFIGSFVGLIFPLIPSILLVWAGFLLYFFGMSREELSAIFWIGMAILTILIFVSDIMANSFFVKKYGGSKWGERVAVIGVIVGSFVMPPFGVFLVPFAAVIITELFLQKDARKAVAIGFATFIGFLSSTLAKFVIQLIMIGWFILEVIF; encoded by the coding sequence ATGTCAGTACTCATATGGATGATCATCACTTTGTTATTTATTGGGAGTTTCGTTGGCCTCATTTTTCCGCTTATTCCTTCGATTCTTCTTGTATGGGCAGGTTTTTTGCTTTACTTTTTTGGGATGAGCAGAGAAGAGCTTTCCGCCATCTTTTGGATTGGAATGGCGATACTTACGATTTTAATTTTCGTGTCGGATATCATGGCAAATAGTTTTTTCGTGAAGAAATATGGGGGATCGAAATGGGGAGAGCGAGTGGCGGTCATCGGTGTTATCGTCGGCTCTTTTGTCATGCCGCCATTCGGCGTTTTTCTAGTGCCATTCGCCGCTGTCATTATTACAGAACTTTTTCTTCAAAAGGACGCCAGAAAGGCGGTTGCGATAGGCTTTGCTACATTCATTGGCTTTTTAAGCAGCACCCTTGCAAAATTCGTTATACAGCTTATCATGATCGGCTGGTTCATCCTTGAAGTGATCTTCTAG
- a CDS encoding LLM class flavin-dependent oxidoreductase: MSTLTFHNVPLSVLDLSPILSGGTAADSFRNTLDLAQHAERLGYNRYWLAEHHNMPGIGSSATSVLIGYVAGGTSSIRVGSGGIMLPNHAPLVIAEQFGTLESLYPGRIDLGLGRAPGTDQMTMFALRRNHMSDGSDFPEQLAELRSYFERDDTGRRRVRAFPGEGLNIPIWLLGSSGFSARLSAQLGLPFSFASHFAAENTMPALEIYRSHFEPSEVLENPYAMLGVNVIAADTDAEAERLSTSMQQQFLNLIRNTPMPLQPPVESMEGLYTEFEKAALQQRLNSSIVGGPEKVRKELTAFIERTKADELIINTQIYDHEARLRSYEILSKLG, translated from the coding sequence ATGTCTACTCTTACTTTTCATAATGTACCATTATCAGTTCTTGATCTTTCACCTATTCTTTCCGGAGGGACAGCTGCTGATTCGTTCCGCAATACACTTGATCTTGCACAGCATGCAGAGCGGTTAGGTTACAACAGATACTGGCTGGCGGAGCATCACAATATGCCTGGCATCGGAAGCTCGGCAACCTCTGTTTTAATCGGATACGTTGCGGGAGGAACATCGAGTATCCGCGTCGGTTCTGGTGGGATTATGCTGCCGAATCACGCACCTCTTGTCATCGCGGAACAGTTCGGAACGTTGGAATCACTCTACCCGGGACGTATCGATCTTGGGCTTGGCCGGGCGCCGGGTACGGATCAAATGACAATGTTTGCATTACGTCGAAATCATATGAGTGACGGGAGTGATTTCCCTGAACAGCTCGCAGAGTTGCGTTCCTACTTTGAACGTGATGATACGGGAAGGCGGCGCGTACGTGCATTCCCAGGGGAAGGGTTAAACATTCCTATTTGGCTGCTCGGGTCTAGCGGCTTTAGTGCCAGGCTTTCTGCGCAGCTTGGGCTCCCATTTTCTTTCGCGAGCCATTTTGCCGCAGAAAATACGATGCCTGCTTTGGAAATCTACCGTTCTCATTTTGAGCCGTCAGAAGTTCTCGAAAACCCATACGCCATGCTTGGCGTTAACGTGATTGCCGCTGACACAGATGCTGAAGCAGAGCGTTTGTCGACATCGATGCAGCAGCAATTTCTAAACTTGATTCGCAATACTCCGATGCCGCTTCAGCCGCCGGTCGAGAGTATGGAAGGGCTTTACACCGAATTTGAAAAAGCGGCGCTACAACAAAGGTTAAATTCATCCATCGTTGGAGGGCCAGAAAAAGTTAGAAAAGAATTGACAGCGTTTATTGAGCGAACAAAAGCGGATGAGCTTATCATTAACACGCAGATTTATGATCATGAAGCAAGGCTTCGTTCGTATGAAATTCTTTCGAAGTTGGGATAA